Proteins encoded together in one Desulfurella sp. window:
- a CDS encoding DDE-type integrase/transposase/recombinase, translated as MKSDPPLYKIPYKFFVGEEEVLKMEDWVTIVNLKKRNPNLGTRKIAEVLNVSRNTVKRALKSQAYPSYFRSKTAYKELEPFHEFIKESFVFKKQRVSVTISNLRYKGYKGSNIAVYRYIEEYFKELRNDLSKKAYELYETLPGEQMQYDWSEYKVNFGSVSLKVYVYLLIFGYSRKKIIDAGLDITQNTVLTVLEEAFREAGGVCARIQVDNAAQFVSNPSRNNFKWNETFLNFC; from the coding sequence ATGAAAAGTGACCCACCTTTGTATAAAATACCCTACAAATTTTTTGTAGGAGAAGAAGAAGTGTTAAAAATGGAAGACTGGGTTACAATAGTTAACCTAAAAAAGCGAAATCCAAACTTAGGGACAAGGAAAATTGCGGAAGTGTTGAATGTTTCCCGCAATACTGTAAAAAGGGCTCTTAAAAGTCAAGCCTATCCTTCCTACTTTCGTAGCAAAACTGCTTACAAAGAGCTTGAGCCATTTCATGAATTCATAAAAGAGTCTTTTGTATTTAAAAAACAACGTGTATCTGTAACTATATCAAATCTTAGATACAAAGGCTACAAAGGCTCTAATATAGCTGTTTACCGCTATATTGAAGAATACTTCAAAGAATTAAGGAATGACTTATCTAAAAAAGCATACGAGTTATATGAAACTTTACCAGGTGAGCAGATGCAGTATGACTGGTCGGAATACAAAGTGAACTTTGGCTCTGTAAGTCTAAAGGTTTATGTTTATCTATTGATATTTGGCTATAGCAGGAAAAAAATTATTGATGCAGGTCTTGATATTACACAAAACACAGTATTAACCGTTTTAGAAGAAGCCTTTAGAGAAGCTGGCGGAGTATGTGCCAGAATACAAGTAGACAATGCTGCCCAGTTTGTATCAAATCCAAGCCGTAACAATTTCAAATGGAACGAAACATTTTTGAATTTTTGCTGA